In one Drosophila pseudoobscura strain MV-25-SWS-2005 chromosome X, UCI_Dpse_MV25, whole genome shotgun sequence genomic region, the following are encoded:
- the baz gene encoding partitioning defective 3 homolog isoform X4, whose product MKVTVCFGDVRILVPCGSGELLVSELVKEATRRYIKAAGKPDSWVTVTHLQTQSGILDPDDCVRDVADDREQILAHFEDPGPDPGVAQGGGDGASGSSSVGTGSPDIFRDPTNTEAPTRDLSTPHIEVTSTTSGPMAGLGVGLMVRRSSDPNLLASLKAEGSNKRWSAAAPHYAGGDSPERLLIDKAGGQLSPQWEEEDDVASQQQLKEQLLLQQQQQQQPPAAAHQPFARSGRLSMQFLGDGNGYKWMEAAEKLQHQNQNPNPSQNLGQNQNQHTGHREAHSGQSSLPNSAYSSKSLPRESKRKEPLGQAYESIREKDGEMLLIINEYGSPLGLTAMPDKEHGGGLLVQHVEPGSRAERGRLRREDRILEINGIQLIGLSESQVQEHLRRALECSELRVRVLRGDQQQRQQRRDSKVAEMVEVATVSPTRKPHAAPVGTSLQVANTRKLGRKIEILLKKGPNGLGFSVTTRDNPAGGHCPIYIKNILPRGAAIEDGRLKPGDRLLEVDGTPMTGKTQTDVVAILRGMQAGATVRIVVSRQQELAEQTDQAAAAAAAAQAQAQAEKTASIAAPAAASIQVQKSSSARSLFQQQQQQQQLLNESQHFIDAGSESAASNDSLPPSSNSWNTREELTLHIPVHDTEKAGLGVSVKGKTCSNLNASSSSGSGGGSGSGSGQMKHDGDLGIFVKSVIHGGAASRDGRLRMNDQLLSVNGVSLRGQNNAEAMETLRRAMVNTPGKHPGTITLLVGRKIQRSASSSDILDQGLSQSQSHNHSHSNGSGSSNSNSGHNNSSSNASDNSGATVIYLSPEKREQRGSGNDRGAGGSSEMNRWSNPVLDRLTGGICSTNTQAQQQLSQQHPQQQQQVSQQQPQQPRRLPPTPICSSAALRNESYYMATNDNWSPAQLHLLTGHGNTALLIEDDAEPMSPVLPARPHDGQHCNPSSANPSSQTKAVAAGGPAGVPAGVAVTVPGTPSSSSTFDATYSSQLSLETNSGVEHFSRDALGRRSISEKHHAALDARETGTYQRNKKLREERERERRIQLTKSAVFGGSVESLTTRIANANAQLAGYRHAKTASSIEQRESMQQQLAAAEAEARDQLGDLGPSLGMKKSSSLESLQTMVQELQMSDEPRGHQALRAPRGRGREDSLRAAVVSEPDANKPRKTWLLEDGDHEGGFASQRNGPFQSSLNDGKHGSKSSRAKKPSILRGIGHMFRFGKNRKDGVVPVDTYSAVAISPPSSVVSSSPQLQQQQQQQQQQQLQQQQIPAAALAALERNGKPPAYQPPPPLPAPNGVGAGGAGGVTAANGGIHQNDIFNHRYQHYANYEDLHQHQQQQQQQQQQLISRRHQHYHSQRSARSQDISMHSTSSSSHHQHPQAQTQGHTNGGIRPMSSYYEYETVQQQRMGSIKHSHHSSHSSHNGAAAGTTGASGSSASPINVPHWKAAALNGYSPASLNSSSRSRGPFVTQVTIREQSGMPSQLQQLQQQPTYQTVQKMGPQSQYGSSAGSQPHASKV is encoded by the exons CCGGACTCGTGGGTGACGGTGACCCATCTACAGACACAGTCGGGCATCCTTGATCCCGACGACTGTGTGCGGGATGTGGCCGACGATCGGGAACAGATCCTCGCACACTTTGAGGATCCCGGACCGGATCCGGGCGTGGCGCAGGGCGGCGGCGACGGAGCCTCCGGCAGCTCCTCGGTGGGCACCGGGTCGCCGGACATCTTCCGCGACCCCACGAACACGGAGGCCCCCACCCGGGACCTGTCCACGCCGCACATCGAGGTGACGAGCACCACCTCCGGCCCGATGGCCGGCCTGGGCGTGGGCCTGATGGTGCGCCGCAGCAGCGACCCCAATCTGCTGGCCTCGCTCAAGGCGGAGGGCAGCAACAAGCGTTGGTCGGCGGCGGCGCCCCACTACGCCGGCGGCGACTCGCCCGAGCGTCTGCTGATCGACAAGGCCGGCGGCCAGCTGTCGCCCCaatgggaggaggaggatgacgtcgccagccagcagcagctcaaggaacagctgctgctccaacagcagcagcagcagcagcccccagCTGCCGCCCATCAGCCATTCGCCCGCTCGGGGCGCCTGTCCATGCAGTTCCTGGGCGACGGCAACGGCTACAAGTGGATGGAGGCGGCCGAGAAGCTGcagcaccagaaccagaacccgaATCCGAGCCAGAACCTGGGCCAGAATCAGAACCAGCATACGGGACACCGGGAAGCACATTCCGGACAGTCGTCGCTGCCGAACAGCGCCTACTCGAGCAAGTCCCTGCCGCGGGAGAGCAAGCGGAAGGAGCCACTGGGGCAGGCGTACGAGTCGATCCGCGAGAAGGACGGCGAGATGCTGCTGATCATCAACGAGTACGGCAGTCCGCTGGGCCTCACGGCGATGCCGGACAAGGAGCACGGCGGCGGACTCCTTGTCCAGCACGTCGAGCCCGGCAGTCGGGCCGAGCGCGGGCGGCTGCGGCGTGAGGACCGCATCCTCGAGATCAACGGCATCCAGCTGATCGGCCTCAGCGAGTCGCAGGTCCAGGAGCACCTCCGACGGGCCCTCGAGTGCTCCGAGCTGCGGGTGCGCGTCCTGCGCggcgaccagcagcagcgccagcagcggcGCGACTCCAAGGTGGCCGAAATGGTCGAGGTGGCCACCGTCTCGCCCACGCGAAAGCCGCACGCCGCCCCCGTGGGCACCTCCCTGCAGGTGGCCAACACCCGGAAGCTGGGCCGCAAGATCGAGATCCTGCTCAAGAAGGGCCCCAACGGCCTGGGCTTCTCGGTGACGACGCGCGACAATCCCGCCGGCGGCCACTGCCCCATCTACATCAAGAACATACTGCCCCGCGGCGCGGCCATCGAGGACGGACGCCTCAAGCCCGGCGATCGGCTGCTCGAGGTCGACGGCACTCCCATGACGGGCAAAACCCAAACCGATGTGGTGGCCATCCTCCGGGGCATGCAGGCGGGCGCCACAGTCCGCATAGTCGTCTCCCGACAGCAGGAGCTGGCCGAGCAGACCGatcaggcggcggcagcagcagcagcggcacaggcacaggcacaggcagaaAAGACCGCTTCCATAGCCGCTCCTGCTGCGGCTTCCATCCAGGTGCAGAAATCGAGCAGCGCCCGTTCGctcttccagcagcagcagcagcagcagcagctcctcaaCGAATCTCAGCATTTCATCGATGCGGGCAGCGAGTCGGCAGCCTCAAAT GATAGCCTGCCGccgagcagcaacagctggaATACCCGCGAGGAGCTGACGCTGCACATACCAGTGCACGACACGGAGAAGGCCGGACTGGGGGTGAGCGTCAAGGGGAAGACCTGCTCGAACCTGAATGCCTCCAGCtcgagtggcagtggcggtggcagcggcagcggcagcggccagATGAAGCACGACGGCGATCTGGGGATATTCGTGAAGAGCGTTATCCATGGCGGAGCCGCCTCCCGGGACGGACGACTGCGGATGAACGACCAGCTGCTGAGCGTGAACGGGGTGTCGCTGCGCGGCCAGAACAATGCCGAGGCCATGGAGACACTGCGTCGGGCGATGGTCAATACGCCGGGCAAGCATCCGGGCACCATAACGCTCCTCGTGGGCCGCAAGATCCAGCGCTCGGCCAGCTCCAGCGACATCCTGGACCAGGGTCtaagccagagtcagagtcacaATCACAGCCAtagcaacggcagcggcagcagcaacagcaacagcggccacaacaacagcagctcgAATGCGAGCGACAATTCGGGGGCCACCGTCATTTACTTGAGTCCCGAGAAGCGGGAACAgcgcggcagcggcaacgacaGAGGAgccggcggcagcagcgagaTGAACAg ATGGAGCAACCCCGTTTTGGACCGTCTAACCGGTGGCATTTGctccacaaacacacaggcccagcagcagctctcgCAGCAacatccgcagcagcagcagcaggtctcgcagcaacagccgcagcagccacgTCGCCTGCCCCCAACCCCGATCTGCAGCAGTGCGGCACTCCGCAACGAGAGCTACTACATGGCCACCAACGACAACTGGTCGCCGGCGCAGCTCCATCTGCTGACGGGCCATGGCAATACGGCGCTGCTGATCGAGGACGATGCCGAGCCAATGTCCCC GGTCCTGCCGGCGCGTCCACACGATGGGCAGCACTGCAACCCGAGCAGCGCCAACCCATCGTCGCAGACgaaggcagtggcagcgggaGGGCCAGCGGGAGTGCCAGCGGGAGTGGCCGTCACTGTGCCGGGCACACCgtcgagcagcagcaccttCGATGCCACCTACTCGTCGCAGCTCAGCCTGGAGACGAACTCGGGCGTGGAGCACTTCTCGCGCGATGCCCTGGGCCGGCGCAGCATCTCGGAGAAGCACCATGCGGCGCTGGATGCCCGCGAGACGGGCACCTACCAGCGCAACAAGAAGCTGCGCGAGGAGCGCGAGCGCGAGCGCCGCATCCAGCTGACCAAATCGGCCGTCTTTGGGGGCTCCGTCGAGTCGCTGACGACCCGGATCGCCAACGCCAATGCCCAGCTGGCGGGCTACAGGCACGCCAAGACCGCGTCCAGCATCGAGCAGCGCGAGtcgatgcagcagcagctggcggccgccgaggccgaggcccgCGACCAGCTGGGGGACCTGGGCCCCTCGCTGGGCATGAAGAAGTCCTCGTCGCTGGAGTCGCTCCAGACCATGGTCCAGGAGCTGCAGATGTCCGACGAGCCGCGTGGCCATCAGGCGCTGCGTGCCCCGCGCGGCCGCGGCAGGGAGGACAGCCTCAGGGCGGCGGTTGTCAGCGAACCGGATGCCAATA AGCCCCGCAAGACGTGGCTGCTGGAGGATGGGGACCACGAGGGCGGCTTTGCCTCGCAGCGGAACGGACCCTTCCAGAGCTCCCTGAACGACGGCAAGCACGGCAGCAAGTCGTCGCGGGCCAAGAAGCCGAGCATTCTGCGGGGCATCGGACACATGTTCCGCTTCGGCAAGAACCGCAAGGACGGGGTGGTGCCAGTGGACACCTACAGTGCGGTGGCCATCTCTCCGCCCTCATCGGTGGTGTCATCATCgccacagctgcagcagcagcagcaacaacagcagcagcagcagctgcaacagcaacagatacCCGCCGCTGCGCTGGCAGCTTTGGAGAGGAATGGAAAGCCGCCAGCATAccagccaccgccgccactgcCAGCACCGAATGGTGTGGGTGCGGGCGGGGCCGGCGGTGTAACGGCAGCGAATGGCGGCATCCATCAGAACGATATATTCAATCATCGGTATCAGCACTATGCCAACTATGAGGAtctgcatcagcatcagcagcagcagcaacagcagcaacagcaactgatTAG TCGCCGCCATCAGCATTACCATTCGCAGCGCAGCGCCCGGTCGCAGGACATCAGCATGCACTCGACCAGCTCCTCGTCGCATCACCAGCATCCGCAGGCCCAGACGCAGGGCCACACGAACGGCGGCATCCGTCCCATGAGCAgctactacgagtacgagaccgtgcagcagcagcgtatGGGCAGCATCAAGCACAGCCACCACAGtagccacagcagccacaatggGGCGGCAGCAGGCACCACGGGGGCCTCGGGCTCCTCGGCGTCGCCCATCAATGTGCCCCACTGGAAGGCGGCCGCCCTCAACGGCTACTCCCCGGCCAGCCTGAACAGCAGCTCCCGCAGCCGCGGACCTTTTGTCACCCAGGTGACCATTCGAGAGCAGAGCGGCATGCCGtcccagctgcagcagctccagcagcagcctaCCTACCAGACCGTGCAGAAGATGGGGCCGCAGTCACAGTACGGCAGCAGTGCTGGCTCCCAGCCGCACGCCTCGAAGGTGTGA
- the baz gene encoding partitioning defective 3 homolog isoform X2: protein MKVTVCFGDVRILVPCGSGELLVSELVKEATRRYIKAAGKPDSWVTVTHLQTQSGILDPDDCVRDVADDREQILAHFEDPGPDPGVAQGGGDGASGSSSVGTGSPDIFRDPTNTEAPTRDLSTPHIEVTSTTSGPMAGLGVGLMVRRSSDPNLLASLKAEGSNKRWSAAAPHYAGGDSPERLLIDKAGGQLSPQWEEEDDVASQQQLKEQLLLQQQQQQQPPAAAHQPFARSGRLSMQFLGDGNGYKWMEAAEKLQHQNQNPNPSQNLGQNQNQHTGHREAHSGQSSLPNSAYSSKSLPRESKRKEPLGQAYESIREKDGEMLLIINEYGSPLGLTAMPDKEHGGGLLVQHVEPGSRAERGRLRREDRILEINGIQLIGLSESQVQEHLRRALECSELRVRVLRGDQQQRQQRRDSKVAEMVEVATVSPTRKPHAAPVGTSLQVANTRKLGRKIEILLKKGPNGLGFSVTTRDNPAGGHCPIYIKNILPRGAAIEDGRLKPGDRLLEVDGTPMTGKTQTDVVAILRGMQAGATVRIVVSRQQELAEQTDQAAAAAAAAQAQAQAEKTASIAAPAAASIQVQKSSSARSLFQQQQQQQQLLNESQHFIDAGSESAASNDSLPPSSNSWNTREELTLHIPVHDTEKAGLGVSVKGKTCSNLNASSSSGSGGGSGSGSGQMKHDGDLGIFVKSVIHGGAASRDGRLRMNDQLLSVNGVSLRGQNNAEAMETLRRAMVNTPGKHPGTITLLVGRKIQRSASSSDILDQGLSQSQSHNHSHSNGSGSSNSNSGHNNSSSNASDNSGATVIYLSPEKREQRGSGNDRGAGGSSEMNRWSNPVLDRLTGGICSTNTQAQQQLSQQHPQQQQQVSQQQPQQPRRLPPTPICSSAALRNESYYMATNDNWSPAQLHLLTGHGNTALLIEDDAEPMSPVLPARPHDGQHCNPSSANPSSQTKAVAAGGPAGVPAGVAVTVPGTPSSSSTFDATYSSQLSLETNSGVEHFSRDALGRRSISEKHHAALDARETGTYQRNKKLREERERERRIQLTKSAVFGGSVESLTTRIANANAQLAGYRHAKTASSIEQRESMQQQLAAAEAEARDQLGDLGPSLGMKKSSSLESLQTMVQELQMSDEPRGHQALRAPRGRGREDSLRAAVVSEPDANKPRKTWLLEDGDHEGGFASQRNGPFQSSLNDGKHGSKSSRAKKPSILRGIGHMFRFGKNRKDGVVPVDTYSAVAISPPSSVVSSSPQLQQQQQQQQQQQLQQQQIPAAALAALERNGKPPAYQPPPPLPAPNGVGAGGAGGVTAANGGIHQNDIFNHRYQHYANYEDLHQHQQQQQQQQQQLISTSVETLSESTLECMRQQVIRQRIKVEAESRRHQHYHSQRSARSQDISMHSTSSSSHHQHPQAQTQGHTNGGIRPMSSYYEYETVQQQRMGSIKHSHHSSHSSHNGAAAGTTGASGSSASPINVPHWKAAALNGYSPASLNSSSRSRGPFVTQVTIREQSGMPSQLQQLQQQPTYQTVQKMGPQSQYGSSAGSQPHASKV from the exons CCGGACTCGTGGGTGACGGTGACCCATCTACAGACACAGTCGGGCATCCTTGATCCCGACGACTGTGTGCGGGATGTGGCCGACGATCGGGAACAGATCCTCGCACACTTTGAGGATCCCGGACCGGATCCGGGCGTGGCGCAGGGCGGCGGCGACGGAGCCTCCGGCAGCTCCTCGGTGGGCACCGGGTCGCCGGACATCTTCCGCGACCCCACGAACACGGAGGCCCCCACCCGGGACCTGTCCACGCCGCACATCGAGGTGACGAGCACCACCTCCGGCCCGATGGCCGGCCTGGGCGTGGGCCTGATGGTGCGCCGCAGCAGCGACCCCAATCTGCTGGCCTCGCTCAAGGCGGAGGGCAGCAACAAGCGTTGGTCGGCGGCGGCGCCCCACTACGCCGGCGGCGACTCGCCCGAGCGTCTGCTGATCGACAAGGCCGGCGGCCAGCTGTCGCCCCaatgggaggaggaggatgacgtcgccagccagcagcagctcaaggaacagctgctgctccaacagcagcagcagcagcagcccccagCTGCCGCCCATCAGCCATTCGCCCGCTCGGGGCGCCTGTCCATGCAGTTCCTGGGCGACGGCAACGGCTACAAGTGGATGGAGGCGGCCGAGAAGCTGcagcaccagaaccagaacccgaATCCGAGCCAGAACCTGGGCCAGAATCAGAACCAGCATACGGGACACCGGGAAGCACATTCCGGACAGTCGTCGCTGCCGAACAGCGCCTACTCGAGCAAGTCCCTGCCGCGGGAGAGCAAGCGGAAGGAGCCACTGGGGCAGGCGTACGAGTCGATCCGCGAGAAGGACGGCGAGATGCTGCTGATCATCAACGAGTACGGCAGTCCGCTGGGCCTCACGGCGATGCCGGACAAGGAGCACGGCGGCGGACTCCTTGTCCAGCACGTCGAGCCCGGCAGTCGGGCCGAGCGCGGGCGGCTGCGGCGTGAGGACCGCATCCTCGAGATCAACGGCATCCAGCTGATCGGCCTCAGCGAGTCGCAGGTCCAGGAGCACCTCCGACGGGCCCTCGAGTGCTCCGAGCTGCGGGTGCGCGTCCTGCGCggcgaccagcagcagcgccagcagcggcGCGACTCCAAGGTGGCCGAAATGGTCGAGGTGGCCACCGTCTCGCCCACGCGAAAGCCGCACGCCGCCCCCGTGGGCACCTCCCTGCAGGTGGCCAACACCCGGAAGCTGGGCCGCAAGATCGAGATCCTGCTCAAGAAGGGCCCCAACGGCCTGGGCTTCTCGGTGACGACGCGCGACAATCCCGCCGGCGGCCACTGCCCCATCTACATCAAGAACATACTGCCCCGCGGCGCGGCCATCGAGGACGGACGCCTCAAGCCCGGCGATCGGCTGCTCGAGGTCGACGGCACTCCCATGACGGGCAAAACCCAAACCGATGTGGTGGCCATCCTCCGGGGCATGCAGGCGGGCGCCACAGTCCGCATAGTCGTCTCCCGACAGCAGGAGCTGGCCGAGCAGACCGatcaggcggcggcagcagcagcagcggcacaggcacaggcacaggcagaaAAGACCGCTTCCATAGCCGCTCCTGCTGCGGCTTCCATCCAGGTGCAGAAATCGAGCAGCGCCCGTTCGctcttccagcagcagcagcagcagcagcagctcctcaaCGAATCTCAGCATTTCATCGATGCGGGCAGCGAGTCGGCAGCCTCAAAT GATAGCCTGCCGccgagcagcaacagctggaATACCCGCGAGGAGCTGACGCTGCACATACCAGTGCACGACACGGAGAAGGCCGGACTGGGGGTGAGCGTCAAGGGGAAGACCTGCTCGAACCTGAATGCCTCCAGCtcgagtggcagtggcggtggcagcggcagcggcagcggccagATGAAGCACGACGGCGATCTGGGGATATTCGTGAAGAGCGTTATCCATGGCGGAGCCGCCTCCCGGGACGGACGACTGCGGATGAACGACCAGCTGCTGAGCGTGAACGGGGTGTCGCTGCGCGGCCAGAACAATGCCGAGGCCATGGAGACACTGCGTCGGGCGATGGTCAATACGCCGGGCAAGCATCCGGGCACCATAACGCTCCTCGTGGGCCGCAAGATCCAGCGCTCGGCCAGCTCCAGCGACATCCTGGACCAGGGTCtaagccagagtcagagtcacaATCACAGCCAtagcaacggcagcggcagcagcaacagcaacagcggccacaacaacagcagctcgAATGCGAGCGACAATTCGGGGGCCACCGTCATTTACTTGAGTCCCGAGAAGCGGGAACAgcgcggcagcggcaacgacaGAGGAgccggcggcagcagcgagaTGAACAg ATGGAGCAACCCCGTTTTGGACCGTCTAACCGGTGGCATTTGctccacaaacacacaggcccagcagcagctctcgCAGCAacatccgcagcagcagcagcaggtctcgcagcaacagccgcagcagccacgTCGCCTGCCCCCAACCCCGATCTGCAGCAGTGCGGCACTCCGCAACGAGAGCTACTACATGGCCACCAACGACAACTGGTCGCCGGCGCAGCTCCATCTGCTGACGGGCCATGGCAATACGGCGCTGCTGATCGAGGACGATGCCGAGCCAATGTCCCC GGTCCTGCCGGCGCGTCCACACGATGGGCAGCACTGCAACCCGAGCAGCGCCAACCCATCGTCGCAGACgaaggcagtggcagcgggaGGGCCAGCGGGAGTGCCAGCGGGAGTGGCCGTCACTGTGCCGGGCACACCgtcgagcagcagcaccttCGATGCCACCTACTCGTCGCAGCTCAGCCTGGAGACGAACTCGGGCGTGGAGCACTTCTCGCGCGATGCCCTGGGCCGGCGCAGCATCTCGGAGAAGCACCATGCGGCGCTGGATGCCCGCGAGACGGGCACCTACCAGCGCAACAAGAAGCTGCGCGAGGAGCGCGAGCGCGAGCGCCGCATCCAGCTGACCAAATCGGCCGTCTTTGGGGGCTCCGTCGAGTCGCTGACGACCCGGATCGCCAACGCCAATGCCCAGCTGGCGGGCTACAGGCACGCCAAGACCGCGTCCAGCATCGAGCAGCGCGAGtcgatgcagcagcagctggcggccgccgaggccgaggcccgCGACCAGCTGGGGGACCTGGGCCCCTCGCTGGGCATGAAGAAGTCCTCGTCGCTGGAGTCGCTCCAGACCATGGTCCAGGAGCTGCAGATGTCCGACGAGCCGCGTGGCCATCAGGCGCTGCGTGCCCCGCGCGGCCGCGGCAGGGAGGACAGCCTCAGGGCGGCGGTTGTCAGCGAACCGGATGCCAATA AGCCCCGCAAGACGTGGCTGCTGGAGGATGGGGACCACGAGGGCGGCTTTGCCTCGCAGCGGAACGGACCCTTCCAGAGCTCCCTGAACGACGGCAAGCACGGCAGCAAGTCGTCGCGGGCCAAGAAGCCGAGCATTCTGCGGGGCATCGGACACATGTTCCGCTTCGGCAAGAACCGCAAGGACGGGGTGGTGCCAGTGGACACCTACAGTGCGGTGGCCATCTCTCCGCCCTCATCGGTGGTGTCATCATCgccacagctgcagcagcagcagcaacaacagcagcagcagcagctgcaacagcaacagatacCCGCCGCTGCGCTGGCAGCTTTGGAGAGGAATGGAAAGCCGCCAGCATAccagccaccgccgccactgcCAGCACCGAATGGTGTGGGTGCGGGCGGGGCCGGCGGTGTAACGGCAGCGAATGGCGGCATCCATCAGAACGATATATTCAATCATCGGTATCAGCACTATGCCAACTATGAGGAtctgcatcagcatcagcagcagcagcaacagcagcaacagcaactgatTAG CACATCAGTCGAGACGCTATCGGAGTCGACGCTCGAATGCATGCGTCAGCAGGTGATACGACAGCGCATCAAGGTGGAGGCGGAAag TCGCCGCCATCAGCATTACCATTCGCAGCGCAGCGCCCGGTCGCAGGACATCAGCATGCACTCGACCAGCTCCTCGTCGCATCACCAGCATCCGCAGGCCCAGACGCAGGGCCACACGAACGGCGGCATCCGTCCCATGAGCAgctactacgagtacgagaccgtgcagcagcagcgtatGGGCAGCATCAAGCACAGCCACCACAGtagccacagcagccacaatggGGCGGCAGCAGGCACCACGGGGGCCTCGGGCTCCTCGGCGTCGCCCATCAATGTGCCCCACTGGAAGGCGGCCGCCCTCAACGGCTACTCCCCGGCCAGCCTGAACAGCAGCTCCCGCAGCCGCGGACCTTTTGTCACCCAGGTGACCATTCGAGAGCAGAGCGGCATGCCGtcccagctgcagcagctccagcagcagcctaCCTACCAGACCGTGCAGAAGATGGGGCCGCAGTCACAGTACGGCAGCAGTGCTGGCTCCCAGCCGCACGCCTCGAAGGTGTGA